From a region of the Streptomyces tirandamycinicus genome:
- a CDS encoding DUF5336 domain-containing protein: MNIRSLTRGDGVVIGAAVVLFIASFLDFLSVDCPSGVDCPVPNAWDSLGTVMSVYLGGIIAAGLVVAGRAMPGRKVVGLDVAQFGVALSIFALWTIVWTVIDIAGNAGAGAILGLLGTLLLAAGAIATPLVPALKAPLIGAPRPQSPQPYGAQPQGGYGYPGAQQQPYGQHGQQQPYGGQQARPQGGGPAQEFSPFWFAVPVARPLYAEDGSPAPIAELAPGTWYLAVDQRGPALVAQTQDGRRGVLQDTSGIQRG; this comes from the coding sequence GTGAACATCCGCTCCCTCACTCGAGGCGATGGCGTGGTGATCGGAGCAGCGGTGGTGCTGTTCATCGCCTCGTTCCTCGACTTCCTCAGCGTCGACTGCCCGAGCGGCGTCGACTGTCCGGTGCCGAACGCCTGGGACTCGCTGGGCACGGTGATGTCCGTCTATCTCGGCGGGATCATCGCCGCGGGGCTGGTCGTCGCCGGGCGCGCCATGCCGGGGCGCAAGGTCGTGGGCCTGGACGTCGCGCAGTTCGGCGTGGCCCTGAGCATCTTCGCGCTCTGGACGATCGTCTGGACGGTCATCGACATCGCGGGCAACGCCGGCGCCGGGGCGATCCTCGGCCTGCTCGGCACCCTGCTGCTGGCCGCCGGTGCGATCGCCACCCCGCTGGTCCCCGCGCTCAAGGCCCCTCTGATCGGCGCGCCCAGGCCGCAGTCCCCGCAGCCCTACGGCGCCCAGCCGCAGGGCGGTTACGGGTACCCCGGCGCCCAGCAGCAGCCGTACGGCCAGCACGGTCAGCAGCAGCCCTACGGGGGCCAGCAGGCCCGGCCGCAGGGCGGCGGCCCGGCGCAGGAGTTCTCGCCGTTCTGGTTCGCGGTGCCGGTGGCCCGGCCGCTGTACGCGGAGGACGGCTCCCCGGCGCCGATCGCCGAACTGGCGCCCGGCACCTGGTACCTCGCGGTCGACCAGCGCGGCCCGGCCCTGGTGGCGCAGACCCAGGACGGCCGGCGCGGCGTACTGCAGGACACCAGCGGTATCCAGCGCGGCTGA
- a CDS encoding class I SAM-dependent methyltransferase, which translates to MPAAPKPETLAAFEAAKGFMPVEEGLALYAAAVEAGRLGLPLLEVGTYCGRSTILLADAAREAGTVAVTVDHHRGSEEQQPGWEYHDPELVDPEVGRMDTLPAFRRTLHAAGLEDHVIAVVGRSPQVAKVWGRPVGLVFVDGGHTDEHAVNDYEGWAPHVAEGGLLVIHDVFPDPVDEWTGQAPYRIYLRALACGAFTEVPATGSLRVLRRTGGGI; encoded by the coding sequence ATGCCCGCCGCCCCCAAGCCGGAGACCCTCGCCGCTTTCGAGGCCGCCAAGGGCTTCATGCCCGTCGAGGAGGGCCTCGCGCTGTACGCGGCCGCCGTGGAGGCCGGGAGGCTCGGACTGCCGCTGCTGGAGGTGGGGACGTACTGCGGGCGGTCCACGATCCTGCTGGCGGACGCCGCCCGCGAGGCCGGGACCGTGGCGGTCACCGTGGACCACCACCGCGGCAGCGAGGAGCAGCAGCCGGGCTGGGAGTACCACGACCCGGAGCTGGTCGATCCCGAGGTCGGGCGGATGGACACCCTCCCCGCCTTCCGCCGCACCCTGCACGCGGCGGGACTGGAGGACCACGTGATCGCCGTGGTGGGGCGGTCGCCGCAGGTGGCGAAGGTGTGGGGCCGCCCGGTGGGCCTGGTCTTCGTCGACGGCGGGCACACCGACGAGCACGCCGTGAACGACTACGAGGGCTGGGCCCCGCACGTGGCCGAGGGCGGCCTGCTGGTGATCCACGACGTGTTCCCGGACCCGGTGGACGAGTGGACCGGTCAGGCGCCCTACCGGATCTACCTCAGGGCGCTGGCCTGCGGCGCCTTCACCGAGGTGCCGGCCACCGGCTCCCTGCGGGTGCTGCGGCGCACCGGTGGCGGGATCTGA
- a CDS encoding thiolase C-terminal domain-containing protein — protein MKSYIVGVGMTKFEKPESRDWRYPDMAKEAGAAALADAGIPYELVQQVPVGYCFQPSTAGQRAVYELGLTGVPVYNVSNNCATGSTALMMARQFVEGGLSDCVLALGFEQMKKGALGGGADGGDFAASPVARHYGIMAAAHGFERTPPTAQIFGNAAREHMERHGTTERQLAAVAAKNHRHSAANPYAQFREVYEVDEILADRTVHRPLTRLQCSPTSDGAAAAVVASERFVVAHGLHDRAVEIAGQAMATDTAESFASGSCVDVVGVPMSRAAARRAFEASGLGVEDVDVVELHDCFSINELLTYEALGMCPHGGSGKLVESGATTYGGRWVVNPSGGLISKGHPLGATGLAQVAELTWQLRGEAGPRQVPGARTGLAHNIGLGGAAVVTVLRKG, from the coding sequence GTGAAGAGCTACATCGTCGGCGTCGGGATGACGAAGTTCGAGAAACCCGAGTCAAGGGACTGGCGCTACCCGGACATGGCGAAGGAGGCCGGCGCCGCGGCCCTCGCCGACGCCGGCATCCCGTACGAACTCGTCCAGCAGGTCCCGGTCGGCTACTGCTTCCAGCCCTCCACGGCCGGGCAGCGCGCCGTGTACGAACTCGGCCTCACCGGAGTGCCCGTCTACAACGTCAGCAACAACTGCGCCACCGGCTCCACGGCGCTGATGATGGCGCGGCAGTTCGTCGAGGGCGGGCTGAGCGACTGCGTACTGGCCCTGGGCTTCGAGCAGATGAAGAAGGGGGCGCTCGGCGGGGGAGCGGACGGCGGGGACTTCGCCGCCTCACCCGTGGCCCGGCACTACGGGATCATGGCCGCCGCCCACGGCTTCGAGCGGACCCCGCCCACCGCCCAGATCTTCGGCAACGCGGCCCGCGAGCACATGGAGCGCCACGGCACCACCGAGCGGCAGCTCGCCGCCGTGGCCGCCAAGAACCACCGGCACTCCGCCGCCAACCCGTACGCCCAGTTCCGCGAGGTGTACGAGGTGGACGAGATCCTCGCCGACCGGACCGTCCACCGGCCGCTCACCCGCCTGCAGTGCTCGCCGACCTCCGACGGCGCCGCCGCGGCCGTCGTCGCCTCCGAACGGTTCGTCGTCGCACACGGCCTCCACGACAGGGCCGTCGAGATCGCCGGGCAGGCGATGGCCACCGACACCGCCGAGTCCTTCGCCTCGGGCTCCTGCGTCGACGTCGTCGGCGTGCCCATGTCCCGGGCCGCGGCCCGCCGGGCGTTCGAGGCGTCCGGTCTCGGCGTCGAGGACGTCGACGTCGTCGAGCTGCACGACTGCTTCTCGATCAACGAGTTGCTGACGTACGAGGCGCTCGGCATGTGCCCGCACGGCGGGTCCGGCAAGCTCGTGGAGTCCGGGGCGACGACGTACGGGGGCCGGTGGGTGGTCAACCCGTCGGGCGGGCTGATCTCCAAGGGCCACCCGCTGGGCGCGACGGGCCTCGCCCAGGTCGCCGAACTCACCTGGCAGCTCCGCGGCGAGGCGGGTCCGCGCCAGGTCCCCGGCGCGCGCACCGGGCTCGCGCACAACATCGGGCTGGGGGGCGCGGCGGTGGTGACGGTGCTGCGGAAGGGGTGA
- a CDS encoding LLM class F420-dependent oxidoreductase: MRLGLALGYWGRRPDPAQAELAVEAERLGYDSVWTAEAWGSDAFTPLTWIAARTKRIRLGTAVAQMAARTPTATAMHALTLDHLSGGRMLLGLGLSGPQVVEGWYGRPFPGSPLTATREYVDVVRQVLRREGPVELAGRFHTLPYTGEDGTGLGRALKPITHPLRARLPLLLGAEGPKNIAQTTRIADGWLPLYWSPLRTEVYASSLAELPAGFMVAPMARARVCDDVAEGLLPVKAMLGFYIGGMGHAARNFHADLMARMGYEPEARRIQRLFAEGRREEAVLAVPDSFADEISLVGPRERIAERLEAWRAGPVTDLLVMAPDLRTLRVLAELNGQGP, encoded by the coding sequence ATGCGGCTCGGACTCGCACTCGGCTACTGGGGGCGCCGTCCGGACCCCGCACAGGCCGAACTGGCCGTGGAGGCGGAGCGGCTCGGCTACGACTCCGTGTGGACGGCCGAGGCCTGGGGCTCGGACGCGTTCACCCCGCTCACCTGGATCGCCGCGCGGACGAAGCGGATCCGGCTCGGTACCGCGGTGGCACAGATGGCGGCCAGGACCCCCACCGCCACGGCCATGCACGCGCTCACCCTCGACCACCTCTCGGGCGGGCGGATGCTCCTGGGGCTCGGCCTGTCGGGACCGCAGGTCGTCGAGGGCTGGTACGGACGCCCGTTTCCGGGGAGCCCGCTGACGGCGACCCGGGAGTACGTGGACGTCGTACGCCAGGTCCTGCGCCGCGAGGGCCCGGTGGAGCTCGCCGGGCGCTTCCACACCCTCCCGTACACCGGGGAGGACGGCACCGGCCTCGGCAGGGCCCTCAAGCCGATCACTCACCCGCTGCGGGCCCGGCTGCCGCTGCTGCTGGGGGCCGAGGGGCCGAAGAACATCGCCCAGACGACCCGGATCGCGGACGGCTGGCTGCCGCTGTACTGGTCGCCGCTGCGGACCGAGGTGTACGCGTCGTCGCTCGCCGAGCTGCCGGCCGGGTTCATGGTCGCGCCGATGGCCCGCGCCCGGGTCTGCGACGACGTCGCCGAGGGGCTGCTCCCGGTCAAGGCGATGCTGGGCTTCTACATCGGCGGCATGGGGCACGCCGCCCGCAACTTCCACGCCGATCTGATGGCGCGCATGGGCTACGAGCCCGAGGCCCGGCGCATCCAGCGGCTGTTCGCCGAGGGCCGCCGCGAGGAGGCGGTGCTCGCCGTACCGGACTCCTTCGCCGACGAGATATCGCTCGTCGGGCCGCGGGAGCGCATCGCCGAGCGGCTGGAGGCATGGCGCGCGGGCCCGGTCACCGACCTGCTGGTCATGGCGCCGGACCTCCGCACACTGAGGGTCCTGGCCGAGCTGAACGGCCAGGGGCCGTGA
- a CDS encoding N-acetylmuramoyl-L-alanine amidase, producing the protein MPYDLNPQPAPQHRPHRLAPRARDHGGAGPTTAALTVLPAVMALAALTLAGCGGSGGPGAAPAPGGPEGADATPSTAASGPSPTAGGDGAPAGRDVPAPSRDAKPAGPGGGPLAGKVVVIDPGHNPGNFRHPREISRLVDIGTNRKECDTTGTATDDGYTEAAFNLDVARRLRTLLEKQGATVRFTQDDDRPFGPCVDERARIGNRAAADAAVSIHADGSGSGNRGFHVIHPAPVERGAADTAKIVGPSRELAERIAGQFVRATGSAPAEYVGGGTGLHERGDLGGLNLSTVPKVFVECGNMRDAKDAALLKSSRWRQQAAQGIAEGISTYLRG; encoded by the coding sequence GTGCCGTACGACCTGAACCCGCAGCCCGCCCCGCAGCACCGGCCCCACCGCCTCGCGCCGCGTGCCCGGGACCACGGCGGAGCCGGACCGACGACCGCCGCGCTGACGGTACTGCCGGCCGTGATGGCTCTGGCGGCACTGACGCTCGCCGGCTGCGGCGGTTCGGGCGGTCCCGGCGCCGCTCCCGCGCCCGGCGGCCCGGAGGGGGCCGACGCCACCCCGTCCACCGCGGCCTCCGGTCCCTCCCCCACGGCAGGCGGGGACGGGGCCCCCGCGGGCCGGGACGTTCCGGCGCCGTCCCGGGACGCCAAGCCGGCCGGCCCCGGCGGGGGGCCGCTCGCGGGGAAGGTCGTGGTGATCGACCCGGGCCACAACCCCGGGAACTTCCGCCACCCCCGCGAGATCAGCCGGCTCGTGGACATCGGCACGAACCGCAAGGAGTGCGACACCACGGGCACGGCCACCGACGACGGTTACACCGAGGCCGCATTCAACCTCGATGTCGCACGTCGTCTTCGCACCCTGCTGGAGAAGCAGGGTGCGACGGTGCGGTTCACCCAGGACGACGACCGGCCGTTCGGTCCCTGCGTGGACGAGCGGGCCCGCATCGGCAACAGGGCCGCCGCCGACGCGGCGGTGTCCATCCACGCCGACGGATCGGGCAGCGGCAACCGCGGCTTCCATGTGATCCACCCCGCGCCGGTCGAGCGCGGTGCCGCCGACACCGCGAAGATCGTCGGCCCGTCACGTGAACTGGCCGAGCGCATCGCCGGGCAGTTCGTGCGGGCCACGGGCAGCGCGCCCGCCGAATACGTCGGCGGCGGGACCGGGTTGCACGAGCGAGGCGACCTCGGCGGATTGAATCTGTCGACCGTCCCCAAGGTGTTCGTCGAGTGCGGGAACATGCGCGACGCGAAGGACGCGGCCCTGCTGAAGAGTTCGCGATGGCGTCAGCAGGCGGCCCAGGGGATCGCCGAAGGCATCAGCACCTACCTCCGGGGGTAG
- a CDS encoding MFS transporter: MTLMTHVQRAPVGTPDLALPATGRTGGAGQRMWAVMLAACAGQFLVVLDISVVNTALPSIRADLGLSAAGLQWVVNAYSIVLAGFMLLGGRAGDLYGRKRMFLVGLGAFTVASLAGGLAQEGWQLLAARAGQGLGAAVLAPSTLTLLTSAVPEGPARARAIATWTAVGAGGGAAGGLVGGVLTEALSWRWTLLVNVPIGAAVVVLGAWWLAESRAGERRRLDLPGAVLVTAGLATLAYGIVQTERDGWTDPATLLPLGAGLALLGAFVAVEARTAAPLMPLKLFRMRAVAAANAAMFTCGAAMFCMWYFMTLYAQNVLHYSPLAAGLALMPSSLAVVLGAKVAPRLMRVSGARRVAVLGVLVSAAGFGWQSTMDAHGSYVTGIMLPGIVMMAGAGLAGTPLASLATSGAAPGDAGLVSGLVNTSRVMGGALGLSVLATVAAARTGGSMAPEALTAGYALAFRTGTAILFGCVLMMLLWLPKDRERRA; this comes from the coding sequence ATGACGCTCATGACCCACGTCCAGCGCGCTCCCGTCGGCACCCCGGATCTCGCCCTGCCGGCCACGGGGCGCACCGGCGGTGCCGGGCAGCGCATGTGGGCGGTGATGCTGGCGGCCTGCGCCGGGCAGTTCCTCGTGGTGCTGGACATATCGGTCGTCAACACCGCGCTGCCGTCGATACGGGCCGACCTGGGGCTGAGCGCCGCCGGGCTGCAGTGGGTCGTCAACGCGTACTCCATCGTCCTCGCCGGGTTCATGCTCCTCGGCGGACGGGCGGGCGATCTCTACGGGCGCAAACGCATGTTCCTGGTGGGGCTCGGGGCGTTCACCGTCGCGTCGCTGGCGGGCGGACTCGCGCAGGAGGGCTGGCAACTGCTCGCCGCGCGCGCCGGCCAGGGTCTGGGCGCGGCCGTCCTCGCCCCCTCGACGCTGACGCTGCTGACCTCCGCCGTGCCGGAGGGCCCTGCCCGGGCCCGGGCCATCGCCACCTGGACCGCGGTCGGGGCTGGTGGCGGCGCGGCGGGCGGACTCGTCGGAGGCGTGCTCACCGAGGCCCTGTCCTGGCGCTGGACCCTGCTGGTCAACGTGCCCATCGGTGCGGCCGTCGTCGTCCTCGGCGCGTGGTGGCTCGCCGAGAGCCGCGCGGGGGAGCGGCGCCGGCTGGACCTGCCGGGTGCGGTGCTCGTCACGGCGGGTCTCGCGACGCTCGCCTACGGCATCGTGCAGACCGAGCGGGACGGCTGGACCGATCCCGCGACCCTGCTGCCACTGGGCGCCGGGCTGGCGCTGCTCGGGGCGTTCGTCGCGGTGGAGGCCCGTACGGCGGCGCCCCTCATGCCGCTGAAGCTGTTCCGGATGCGGGCGGTGGCGGCGGCGAACGCGGCGATGTTCACGTGCGGCGCCGCCATGTTCTGCATGTGGTACTTCATGACGCTCTACGCCCAGAACGTTCTGCACTACAGCCCGCTGGCCGCCGGGCTCGCCCTCATGCCCAGCTCGCTCGCGGTCGTCCTCGGCGCCAAGGTCGCCCCCCGGCTGATGCGCGTCTCCGGCGCGCGCCGGGTCGCCGTGCTGGGAGTGCTGGTGTCCGCGGCCGGTTTCGGCTGGCAGTCCACCATGGACGCGCACGGCTCGTACGTCACCGGGATCATGCTCCCCGGCATCGTGATGATGGCGGGCGCGGGGCTGGCGGGGACGCCGCTCGCCTCCCTGGCCACCTCGGGCGCCGCACCGGGCGACGCCGGCCTCGTCTCCGGCCTGGTCAACACCTCGCGGGTGATGGGCGGGGCGCTCGGCCTCTCCGTCCTCGCGACGGTGGCGGCGGCCCGTACCGGGGGCTCGATGGCCCCCGAGGCACTGACGGCCGGGT
- a CDS encoding SMI1/KNR4 family protein, giving the protein MAALEALKQLLGMPLPRRWSPDDWTEVESYVGSPMPSDFKAFLDTYGTGVIAEELVVFHPHGSSPLLERMRRIHESFAGSRERRPDDFPHPFHPEPGGLISWGYDYGGDEHFFLPCNPDPDRWTIVTMAHEEGCATFDGSFTEFITAFMERLEFMDEDGNIGPAVPSFESC; this is encoded by the coding sequence ATGGCAGCACTCGAAGCGTTGAAGCAGCTACTCGGCATGCCGTTGCCACGTCGGTGGTCACCCGACGATTGGACCGAGGTCGAGAGCTATGTGGGGTCACCCATGCCGAGCGACTTCAAGGCATTCCTGGACACCTACGGCACCGGCGTGATTGCCGAAGAGCTTGTGGTCTTCCACCCCCACGGCTCCAGCCCGCTGCTGGAGCGCATGCGCCGCATCCACGAGAGCTTCGCCGGCTCGCGCGAACGCCGCCCGGACGACTTCCCGCACCCGTTCCACCCCGAGCCGGGCGGCTTGATCTCCTGGGGCTACGACTATGGCGGCGACGAGCACTTCTTCCTGCCCTGCAACCCGGATCCAGACCGCTGGACGATCGTCACCATGGCTCACGAAGAGGGATGCGCGACCTTCGACGGCTCGTTCACCGAGTTCATCACGGCGTTCATGGAACGGCTCGAGTTCATGGACGAAGACGGCAACATCGGTCCGGCTGTCCCCAGCTTCGAATCCTGCTGA
- a CDS encoding RICIN domain-containing protein produces MSTARAEAAEGENSVPPISTVAGTGVAGPHGDLGPAVSAQLNRPSGVVVDGAGSLYVADYSHRVRKITSDGRIGTVAGTGAAGFGGDGGPAVSAQLNYPRGLAVDGADAVYIADGNNHRIRKVTADGRISTVAGTGAAGFGGDGGPATAARLHTPLSVTVDSTGNLYIADHGNHRIRKITADGTISTVAGTGAAGFAGDGGPAASAQLHGPYAVAVDGEDGLCVADCGNHRVRRITADGKISTVAGTGSAGFGGDAGPATAARLHTPLSVTVDSTGNLYIADHGNHRIRKITADGTISTVAGTGAAGFAGDGGPAASAQLHNPFGLAVDCVDTLYIADHVNNRVRRVASAKLAALPDSGTVVCWANVRSRLRMGVWRESTRDGAVIHQSLAASRDHQRWRLVAAGQDDGDILYRIENVRSGKALEVAGAQQAAGAAVAQRTYEGPGARHQQWRLIPVGSADDTPRVFEIANRSSGLLLLVDTNASTAIMQGGADGDHRGRQWQLLPE; encoded by the coding sequence ATGAGCACTGCCCGGGCGGAAGCCGCAGAGGGTGAGAACTCCGTCCCGCCGATCAGCACGGTGGCGGGGACCGGGGTCGCGGGACCCCATGGGGACCTTGGTCCGGCCGTCTCGGCCCAGTTGAACCGTCCGTCGGGGGTCGTGGTGGACGGCGCCGGTTCCCTCTATGTCGCCGACTACAGCCACCGGGTCCGGAAGATCACGTCCGACGGGAGGATCGGCACCGTCGCCGGCACCGGCGCCGCCGGTTTCGGCGGGGACGGCGGCCCGGCTGTCTCGGCCCAGCTGAACTACCCGCGTGGGCTGGCGGTGGACGGCGCCGACGCCGTCTACATCGCCGACGGCAACAACCACCGGATCCGGAAGGTCACGGCCGACGGGAGGATCAGCACCGTCGCCGGCACCGGCGCCGCGGGCTTCGGCGGCGACGGCGGCCCCGCCACCGCCGCCCGGCTCCACACCCCGCTGTCCGTGACGGTGGACAGCACCGGCAACCTCTACATCGCCGACCACGGCAACCACCGCATCCGCAAGATCACAGCCGACGGCACGATCAGCACCGTCGCCGGCACCGGCGCCGCAGGCTTCGCAGGCGACGGCGGCCCCGCGGCATCGGCCCAGCTGCACGGCCCGTACGCGGTGGCGGTGGACGGCGAGGACGGCCTCTGCGTCGCCGACTGCGGCAACCACCGGGTCCGGAGGATCACGGCCGACGGGAAGATCAGCACCGTCGCCGGCACCGGCAGCGCGGGCTTCGGCGGCGACGCCGGCCCCGCCACCGCCGCCCGACTGCACACCCCGCTGTCCGTGACGGTGGACAGCACCGGCAACCTCTACATCGCCGACCACGGCAACCACCGCATCCGCAAGATCACAGCCGACGGCACGATCAGCACCGTCGCCGGCACCGGCGCCGCGGGCTTCGCAGGCGACGGCGGCCCCGCGGCATCGGCCCAGCTGCACAACCCGTTCGGTCTCGCCGTGGACTGCGTCGACACCCTCTATATCGCCGACCACGTCAACAACCGGGTGCGGAGGGTCGCGTCGGCGAAGCTGGCCGCGCTGCCCGACTCGGGCACGGTGGTCTGCTGGGCCAATGTCCGCAGCAGGCTCCGGATGGGGGTCTGGCGCGAGTCCACCAGGGACGGGGCCGTGATCCACCAGTCGCTCGCCGCGTCCAGGGATCACCAACGGTGGCGGCTGGTGGCGGCGGGCCAGGACGACGGCGACATCCTGTACCGGATCGAGAACGTGCGCAGTGGCAAGGCCCTGGAGGTCGCCGGAGCACAGCAGGCGGCCGGGGCGGCGGTCGCGCAGCGGACCTACGAGGGTCCTGGCGCACGCCATCAGCAGTGGAGGCTGATCCCGGTGGGCTCCGCGGACGACACACCGCGGGTGTTCGAGATCGCGAACCGGAGCAGCGGTCTGCTCCTGCTCGTCGACACCAACGCCAGCACGGCGATCATGCAGGGCGGGGCGGACGGCGACCACCGGGGCCGGCAGTGGCAGTTGCTGCCCGAGTGA
- a CDS encoding FG-GAP-like repeat-containing protein → MPVPTEDMKLEIVNAATGKSLTVGAAPHASGTLVVRDSPGPNPEQWRLTPVRTAQGEQALVIRHAAGGKVLDNPAAPDRGVRLWDAAAGRKGQQWHLVPVDGEAGLYTVEGVADGAVLDLADPGPDDTRVVLREYDDGAASQRWRLVPAEPERTSDPVLRWAPLSHWNGRRSWRPARSAALRPAPGAAPSFSDMLLVLKRFGSDQDAGGWKSDGADRSPGGQPGRWAGPGARFLADATGAGRADIVALTPARGCVTSSGRGDGTFDDDERVLHPSAPSSGPADLWALQDMTGDGRPDVVVLAADGVRVSVLSDAGTFGPAGGKLVLKAFGHGEKAGGWLAGTHPRFLVDTTGDGRVDIVGCHDDGVRVSLQNERGEFAPLDDEPVLRAFGHGEKAGGWLAGTHPRFLVDTTGDGRVDIVGCHDDGVWVSLQDEDGTFAEPLYVLDDFGVDQGWSTAGEHPRFLLATTDGGAVDLIGFGPQGVVLSRGRGDGTFEPSRLVLNDFGLAQGWTGRKHLRLLADVTGDGTPDIVGFGDEGVWVSHHLGDGRFEQAQLVCRGFGYGDAAGAWRVDRHPRFLADLTGDGRVDIVGFGGPGVYVARNLHRRFRTR, encoded by the coding sequence ATGCCCGTGCCCACGGAAGACATGAAGCTGGAGATCGTCAACGCCGCCACGGGGAAGTCCCTGACCGTCGGGGCCGCGCCGCACGCGAGCGGGACGCTCGTCGTCCGCGACTCCCCCGGCCCGAACCCGGAGCAGTGGCGGCTCACCCCCGTGCGGACCGCACAGGGCGAACAGGCCCTGGTGATCCGCCACGCGGCGGGCGGCAAGGTGCTCGACAACCCCGCCGCCCCGGACCGCGGCGTCCGCCTGTGGGACGCCGCCGCCGGCAGGAAGGGCCAGCAGTGGCACCTCGTCCCCGTCGACGGCGAAGCGGGCCTCTACACCGTCGAGGGCGTGGCCGACGGTGCCGTCCTCGACCTCGCCGACCCCGGCCCGGACGACACCCGGGTCGTCCTGCGCGAGTACGACGACGGTGCGGCGAGCCAGCGCTGGCGCCTCGTCCCGGCCGAGCCCGAGCGCACCAGCGACCCCGTGCTGCGCTGGGCACCGCTGAGCCACTGGAACGGCCGCCGGTCGTGGAGACCGGCCCGCTCGGCCGCGCTGCGCCCGGCGCCCGGCGCGGCACCCTCCTTCAGCGACATGCTGCTGGTCCTCAAGCGCTTCGGGAGCGACCAGGACGCCGGCGGGTGGAAGAGCGACGGGGCCGACCGCTCCCCCGGCGGGCAGCCGGGCCGCTGGGCGGGGCCGGGCGCGCGGTTCCTCGCCGACGCCACGGGAGCGGGGCGGGCGGACATCGTGGCCCTCACACCCGCGAGGGGGTGCGTGACGTCGTCCGGCCGAGGCGACGGGACGTTCGACGACGACGAACGCGTCCTGCATCCGTCCGCGCCCTCCTCGGGTCCGGCGGACCTGTGGGCCCTCCAGGACATGACGGGCGACGGCCGGCCCGATGTCGTCGTACTCGCCGCCGACGGTGTCCGGGTGTCCGTTCTGAGCGACGCGGGGACGTTCGGACCCGCGGGCGGCAAGCTGGTCCTCAAGGCCTTCGGCCACGGCGAGAAGGCGGGTGGCTGGCTCGCCGGCACCCATCCCCGCTTCCTCGTCGACACCACCGGGGACGGGCGCGTCGACATCGTCGGCTGCCACGACGACGGCGTCCGGGTGTCACTCCAGAACGAGCGGGGCGAGTTCGCACCGCTCGACGACGAGCCGGTTCTCAGGGCGTTCGGCCACGGCGAGAAGGCGGGAGGCTGGCTCGCCGGCACCCATCCCCGCTTCCTCGTCGACACCACCGGGGACGGGCGCGTCGACATCGTCGGCTGCCACGACGACGGCGTCTGGGTCTCGCTCCAGGACGAGGACGGCACATTCGCCGAACCCTTGTACGTCCTCGACGACTTCGGGGTCGACCAGGGGTGGAGTACGGCCGGGGAGCACCCCAGGTTCCTGCTCGCGACCACCGACGGTGGAGCGGTGGACCTCATCGGGTTCGGCCCGCAGGGTGTCGTCCTCTCCCGGGGGCGCGGCGACGGCACGTTCGAACCGTCGCGACTCGTCCTGAACGACTTCGGACTCGCCCAGGGGTGGACGGGCCGGAAGCACCTGCGCCTCCTCGCCGACGTCACCGGCGACGGCACCCCGGACATCGTCGGCTTCGGCGACGAAGGCGTCTGGGTGTCGCACCACCTCGGCGACGGCAGGTTCGAGCAGGCCCAACTGGTGTGCCGCGGGTTCGGGTACGGCGACGCCGCCGGCGCCTGGCGGGTCGACCGCCACCCCCGCTTCCTCGCCGACCTCACCGGAGACGGACGCGTGGACATCGTCGGCTTCGGCGGCCCGGGGGTGTACGTGGCCCGAAACCTTCACCGCCGCTTCAGGACCCGCTGA